In the Carassius gibelio isolate Cgi1373 ecotype wild population from Czech Republic chromosome A2, carGib1.2-hapl.c, whole genome shotgun sequence genome, one interval contains:
- the dynlt5 gene encoding dynein light chain Tctex-type 5: protein MTDLAKEKAARLLKKRGSLSSLGSHEVRAKEAFARTKDSISTVSYMEEPGHHDDIPRPAVQMENTYQLSPAQRFPVLTVKDILKDVLTSYLQEEKYEPELCRQMTKTISEVVKARVKDLMIPRYKIIVIISIGQIRDQNMRMGSRCLWDETHDNFSSHNFKNSSLFATATVYGVYFE from the exons atgacagatttagCGAAAGAGAAAGCAGCACGTCTGCTGAAGAAGCGTGGAAGTTTGTCTTCTCTGGGCAGTCATGAAGTCAGAGCTAAAGAAGCCTTTGCCAGAACTAAGGA CTCTATCAGCACAGTGTCCTACATGGAAGAGCCTGGACATCATGATGATATTCCACGGCCTGCGGTGCAAATGGAGAACACCTATCAGCTCA GCCCCGCACAACGTTTCCCAGTGTTAACGGTGAAGGACATTCTGAAGGATGTGTTGACCAGCTACTTGCAGGAGGAGAAATATGAACCGGAGCTGTGCAGACAGATGACCAAAACCATCTCTGAG GTGGTGAAGGCCAGAGTTAAAGATTTGATGATTCCCCGCTATAAGATCATCGTCATCATCAGCATTGGTCAGATCAGAGACCAGAACATGCGCATGGGGAGTCGATGCCTTTGGGATGAGACACACGATAATTTCTCCTCACATAATTTCAAAAACAGCTCGCTGTTCGCCACCGCTACTGTTTatggtgtttattttgaatga